The Candidatus Amarolinea dominans genome has a segment encoding these proteins:
- a CDS encoding type I restriction endonuclease subunit R, whose protein sequence is MTFSGYSEDALVEQPAIALLAGLGWETVNAYHEFDHGASTLGRETKAEVILTTRLRLALLRLNPDAPIEAIHQAIEELRRDRSRMGSVAANREVYQLLKNGVRVPVPDPDGDGETVAVVQVIDWENPDNNDFLLCSQFWVTGEMHTRRADLVGFVNGLPLLFIELKATHRRLESAYTGNLRDYKDTIPHLFWPNALLILSNGSQSRVGSVSAGWEHFAEWKKVGSEDEAGRVSLETTLRGVCDPARLLDLVENFTIFQEVPGGLIKLTAKNHQYLGVNNALTALADIRQREGKLGVFWHTQGSGKSVAMIFFAQKVLRKLPGNWTFVVVTDRQELDGQIYKHFASAGVVTEGRAQAESSRHLRQLLTEDHRYVFTLIHKFRTEPGETHPVLSERRDIIVITDEAHRSQYDALALNMRTALPNAAFLAFTGTPLIVGEEKTRQVFGDYISVYDFQQSVADGATVPLYYENRIPELQLVNDNLNADMERLLEAAELDEAQEKKLEREFAREYHLITRDERLEAIAKDLVAHFTGRGFQGKAMMVCIDKATAIRMYNKVKKHWAEKLKAAKAELQAWRELPGYVIEGKPVDSPEWQHGQALERRLQLLKETDMAVVVSQGQNEIAEMAEKGLDIRPHRRRMVTEDLEIKFKDPNHPFRLVFVCAMWMTGFDVPSCSTLYLDKPMRNHTLMQTIARANRVYPGKVSGLIVDYAGVFRNLERALAIYGAGGGGDKPVEDKAALVTALRQALAETRGLCQQQRVNLTAIQTAQGFARIGLLDDAVEALVSSEEIKRRYLDLVNTVQRLYKAVLPDPAAREFATEVTPMKVIADKIRALIPPADIALVMQQVEGLLDRSIATEGYVIREPNASFGDEHWIDLSTIDFKKLAEKFKTGHKRTMNEQLKGTVAQKLMALVRLNRTRMDYLEQFQAMIDAYNAGSLNAEEFFQQLMAFARSLNEEELRGVGEQLNEEELALFDLLTKPQIELSHADREKVKTTAKELLSTLKASKLVLDWRKRQQARAEVRVTIEKLLDQGLPKVYTPQLFTQKTMAVFQHVYDAYYGAGRSVYAAA, encoded by the coding sequence ATGACCTTCTCCGGCTACAGCGAAGATGCCCTGGTCGAGCAACCCGCCATCGCCCTGCTGGCAGGGCTGGGCTGGGAGACGGTCAACGCCTACCATGAGTTCGATCATGGCGCCAGCACGTTGGGCCGGGAGACCAAAGCCGAAGTCATCCTCACCACCCGTCTGCGCCTGGCTCTGCTGCGGCTGAACCCGGACGCACCCATCGAGGCCATCCACCAGGCCATAGAGGAACTGAGACGGGACCGCTCGCGCATGGGGTCGGTGGCCGCCAACCGAGAGGTCTACCAACTGCTCAAGAACGGCGTGCGTGTGCCTGTGCCCGATCCCGACGGCGACGGTGAGACTGTGGCCGTGGTGCAGGTCATTGACTGGGAGAATCCGGACAACAACGATTTTCTGCTCTGTTCGCAATTCTGGGTCACAGGCGAGATGCACACCCGTCGCGCCGATCTGGTGGGCTTTGTCAACGGCCTGCCCCTGCTCTTCATCGAACTCAAGGCCACCCACCGCCGCCTGGAGAGCGCCTACACCGGCAACCTGCGGGATTACAAGGACACCATTCCTCACCTCTTCTGGCCCAACGCCCTGCTCATCCTTTCCAACGGCAGCCAGAGCCGGGTAGGGAGTGTGAGCGCGGGCTGGGAGCACTTTGCCGAGTGGAAGAAGGTGGGCAGCGAGGACGAGGCGGGCCGGGTATCGCTGGAAACCACGCTGCGCGGCGTCTGCGACCCGGCGCGGTTGCTGGACCTGGTGGAGAACTTCACCATCTTCCAGGAAGTCCCCGGCGGGTTGATCAAGCTGACGGCCAAGAACCATCAATACCTGGGCGTCAACAATGCCCTCACCGCCCTGGCCGACATCCGCCAGCGTGAGGGCAAGCTGGGCGTCTTCTGGCACACCCAGGGCAGCGGCAAAAGCGTGGCGATGATTTTCTTCGCCCAGAAGGTGCTGCGCAAGCTGCCGGGCAACTGGACCTTTGTGGTCGTCACCGACCGGCAGGAGCTGGACGGGCAGATTTACAAGCACTTCGCGTCGGCGGGGGTGGTGACCGAAGGCCGCGCGCAGGCGGAAAGCAGCCGTCACCTGCGGCAGTTGCTCACGGAGGATCACCGCTACGTCTTCACCCTGATCCACAAGTTCCGCACAGAGCCAGGCGAGACGCACCCCGTCCTGTCCGAGCGGCGAGACATCATCGTCATCACCGATGAGGCGCATCGCAGCCAGTATGACGCGCTGGCACTGAACATGCGCACGGCCCTGCCCAATGCCGCGTTTCTGGCCTTTACCGGCACGCCCCTGATCGTGGGTGAGGAGAAGACCCGGCAGGTCTTCGGCGATTACATCAGCGTCTACGACTTCCAGCAGTCGGTGGCTGATGGCGCGACGGTGCCGCTCTACTACGAGAACCGCATCCCCGAACTGCAACTGGTCAACGACAACCTCAACGCGGACATGGAGCGCCTGCTGGAGGCGGCGGAACTGGACGAGGCCCAAGAAAAGAAACTGGAGCGGGAGTTTGCGCGCGAGTATCACCTGATCACTCGCGACGAGCGGTTGGAAGCGATCGCGAAAGACCTGGTGGCCCATTTCACCGGGCGGGGCTTCCAGGGCAAGGCGATGATGGTCTGCATTGACAAGGCCACGGCCATCCGTATGTATAACAAGGTGAAAAAGCACTGGGCCGAGAAACTCAAGGCGGCAAAGGCGGAACTGCAAGCGTGGCGTGAGTTGCCGGGATATGTCATCGAGGGCAAACCGGTAGATTCACCGGAGTGGCAGCATGGGCAAGCATTAGAGCGGCGGCTGCAGTTGTTGAAAGAGACCGATATGGCGGTGGTGGTGTCCCAGGGACAGAACGAGATTGCCGAGATGGCCGAAAAAGGGCTGGACATCCGGCCGCACCGTAGGCGCATGGTGACGGAAGATCTGGAGATCAAGTTCAAGGATCCGAACCACCCCTTCCGGCTGGTCTTTGTTTGCGCCATGTGGATGACCGGCTTCGATGTGCCGAGCTGCTCGACCCTGTACCTCGACAAGCCGATGCGCAACCACACGCTGATGCAGACCATCGCCCGCGCCAACCGGGTTTATCCTGGCAAGGTGAGCGGGCTGATCGTGGACTATGCCGGCGTGTTCCGCAATCTGGAGCGGGCGCTGGCCATCTATGGCGCGGGCGGCGGCGGCGATAAGCCGGTGGAGGACAAGGCCGCGCTGGTGACGGCGCTGCGGCAGGCGTTGGCAGAAACCCGCGGCTTGTGTCAACAACAACGGGTAAACCTTACGGCCATCCAAACCGCCCAGGGATTTGCCCGCATCGGCCTGCTCGATGATGCTGTCGAAGCGCTGGTGAGCTCCGAGGAGATCAAACGCCGCTATCTCGACCTGGTCAACACCGTGCAGCGGCTGTATAAGGCCGTGCTGCCCGACCCGGCTGCGCGGGAGTTTGCCACCGAAGTGACGCCGATGAAGGTCATCGCCGACAAAATCCGCGCGCTGATACCGCCGGCGGACATCGCGCTGGTCATGCAGCAGGTGGAGGGACTGCTCGACCGCTCCATTGCTACGGAGGGCTACGTCATCCGCGAGCCGAACGCGTCCTTTGGCGATGAGCATTGGATTGACCTGAGCACCATTGACTTCAAGAAGCTGGCGGAGAAGTTCAAGACGGGCCACAAGCGCACCATGAACGAACAACTCAAGGGGACGGTGGCGCAGAAGCTCATGGCCCTGGTGCGGCTCAACCGCACGCGCATGGATTACCTGGAACAATTCCAGGCCATGATTGACGCCTACAACGCGGGCAGCCTCAACGCCGAGGAGTTCTTCCAGCAACTGATGGCGTTCGCCCGCAGTCTGAATGAAGAAGAGTTGCGGGGCGTGGGCGAACAGTTGAACGAAGAGGAGTTAGCGCTCTTTGACCTCTTGACTAAGCCGCAGATTGAACTCAGCCACGCGGACCGGGAGAAAGTCAAAACCACGGCCAAAGAACTGTTATCCACACTCAAAGCGAGCAAACTGGTGCTCGATTGGCGCAAACGTCAGCAGGCCCGCGCCGAAGTGCGGGTGACTATCGAAAAACTACTGGACCAGGGCTTACCAAAGGTCTACACGCCGCAACTGTTCACGCAAAAGACGATGGCTGTCTTCCAGCACGTGTATGACGCCTACTATGGTGCTGGGCGCAGTGTGTATGCGGCGGCATGA
- a CDS encoding response regulator, producing the protein MAYKVLAVDDDRDLLRMMVLVLQNAGYEVLPARSGSEALSILGSHLPDVVILDVMMPGISGYDLVRWLRANPATAALPVIMLTAKALQQDKAFGFEAGADDYLTKPVSHSELLMRVKSLLRRATVMPAAVGSTSHFIGFLGAKGGVGTTTLAINTASVLLSGEHEAILVDLQPITSALITLNLAAPALPANMTNGNGGVLADANALQGFMVQHSNGLRVLSLPSPWHYNDALLPAEQLDALFRTITTLAPFVLVDIGCGLTPLTRRALAFIDRLIVVTEPERPSLELTRSLLGELRPSLNKSYAQIGLVSINRSGGGLSRSPAEMERMLGVPLLGVITPASEVCFQASQHGLPVVTAYPSSIIAEQIRTIASRLQ; encoded by the coding sequence ATGGCATACAAAGTTCTGGCGGTTGATGACGATCGCGACCTGTTACGTATGATGGTGCTCGTTCTCCAGAATGCCGGCTACGAAGTCCTGCCGGCGCGCAGTGGCAGCGAAGCCCTCTCTATCCTGGGCAGTCATCTGCCGGATGTGGTTATTCTGGATGTCATGATGCCAGGCATCAGCGGGTACGATCTTGTGCGCTGGTTGCGCGCCAATCCCGCCACGGCCGCCTTGCCGGTCATCATGTTGACGGCCAAGGCCCTGCAGCAGGACAAGGCGTTCGGCTTCGAAGCCGGCGCGGATGATTACCTGACCAAACCGGTCAGTCATTCGGAATTATTGATGCGGGTCAAGTCGCTCTTGCGCCGCGCCACCGTCATGCCGGCGGCCGTTGGCTCCACGTCGCATTTCATTGGCTTTCTGGGCGCCAAGGGCGGAGTAGGCACAACCACCCTGGCGATCAACACCGCCTCTGTGCTCCTGTCTGGCGAGCATGAGGCCATTCTGGTGGACTTGCAGCCGATTACCAGTGCCCTGATTACTCTCAACCTGGCGGCGCCCGCGCTGCCGGCTAACATGACCAATGGCAACGGCGGCGTGTTGGCCGACGCCAACGCTCTGCAAGGCTTCATGGTGCAGCACAGTAACGGCCTTCGAGTGCTCTCCCTGCCGTCACCCTGGCATTACAACGACGCATTGTTGCCTGCCGAACAGCTCGATGCCCTGTTTCGGACGATTACCACCCTGGCGCCGTTTGTCCTGGTGGACATTGGCTGTGGATTGACTCCCCTGACGCGTCGCGCATTGGCCTTCATTGACCGGCTGATTGTGGTGACGGAGCCTGAGCGCCCCTCGCTGGAACTGACACGCAGCTTGCTGGGCGAACTGCGGCCTTCGCTCAATAAGAGCTACGCGCAGATCGGTCTGGTCAGCATCAATCGGTCGGGTGGCGGCCTGTCGCGATCACCGGCCGAAATGGAACGCATGTTGGGGGTGCCCCTGTTAGGCGTCATCACGCCGGCCAGTGAGGTCTGCTTCCAGGCCAGCCAACACGGCTTACCAGTGGTGACGGCCTATCCGAGCAGCATCATTGCCGAGCAAATTCGCACCATCGCATCCCGGCTGCAATAA
- a CDS encoding DUF192 domain-containing protein — translation MKVYNVTQQQWLAERTEIAENFWTRLRGLIGHAPLRPGEAMLIRPCKGVHCWFMGFPLDIIFVDNNWRVVSVEHDMRPWAVGRPIKAAAFVIEMASGEAQRTQTMVGDQLQARAT, via the coding sequence GTGAAAGTTTATAATGTCACACAGCAGCAGTGGTTAGCCGAGCGGACAGAAATCGCCGAAAATTTTTGGACGCGGCTGCGCGGCCTGATCGGCCACGCGCCATTGCGCCCTGGTGAAGCCATGTTGATCCGTCCCTGCAAAGGTGTCCATTGCTGGTTCATGGGATTCCCACTGGATATCATCTTTGTAGATAACAACTGGCGTGTTGTGTCTGTTGAACATGACATGCGACCCTGGGCAGTGGGCAGGCCAATCAAAGCAGCAGCCTTCGTAATCGAAATGGCCTCAGGCGAAGCTCAGCGCACGCAAACGATGGTAGGTGACCAATTGCAAGCGCGTGCCACCTGA
- a CDS encoding CpaF family protein, with protein MSLLNRTNNRPPIPPPPPPMERPKLNRIDRPNGNPLGPLPPPNVSAARPSAPPPTADVTNSEPYLMVKDQVQRRLLMEMTPGMNLATPDEARRVIEPIFTQVLSEENVVLNRQERLNLFESILAEIIGYGPIQPLLDDDSITEIMVNGPKKVYIERKGKLTLSNVAFTDNEHVLRIIERIVTPLGRRIDESSPMVDARLPDGSRVNAVIPPLSLDGPCLTIRKFSKIPFTADDMLRFGTFTTEFIEFTQAAVEARLNIIVSGGTGSGKTTALNILSAYIPSDERIVTIEDSAELQLKQEHVVRLESRPANIEGKGRISIRDLVINALRMRPERIVVGEVRGGEALDMLQAMNTGHDGSMTTAHSNGPRDTISRIETMVLMAGMDLPLRAIRQQVASAIDLVIHLDRLRDGSRKVTRVSEVIGMEGDTVLMQDVFVFQQRGMEGDKILGRLEPTGLRPKVYEKIEAAGLHLSPSVFGLVNANAANPLRRH; from the coding sequence ATGTCACTATTGAACCGAACCAATAATCGGCCGCCGATCCCGCCGCCGCCGCCGCCCATGGAGCGCCCCAAACTAAACCGGATTGATCGCCCGAACGGCAACCCGCTCGGGCCATTGCCGCCACCGAATGTTTCCGCCGCGCGCCCCAGCGCGCCACCACCAACCGCCGACGTCACCAACTCAGAGCCGTACCTGATGGTCAAAGACCAGGTTCAGCGCCGCTTGCTGATGGAGATGACGCCAGGGATGAACCTGGCCACGCCCGATGAGGCGCGGCGTGTCATCGAGCCGATCTTTACGCAGGTCCTTTCGGAGGAGAACGTTGTTCTCAATCGGCAGGAGCGACTCAACCTGTTCGAGTCCATTCTGGCCGAGATCATCGGCTATGGCCCGATTCAACCACTGCTGGATGATGATTCGATTACCGAGATCATGGTGAACGGCCCCAAGAAGGTGTATATTGAACGCAAAGGCAAACTGACGCTGAGCAATGTCGCCTTTACGGATAACGAGCATGTCTTGCGCATCATCGAGCGCATTGTGACACCCCTGGGCCGGCGCATTGATGAATCGTCACCGATGGTGGACGCGCGCTTGCCTGATGGCTCGCGTGTCAATGCCGTCATTCCGCCCCTGTCCCTGGATGGGCCGTGCTTGACCATTCGTAAGTTTTCTAAAATTCCGTTTACCGCCGATGACATGCTGCGTTTCGGCACCTTCACGACCGAGTTCATTGAATTCACCCAGGCCGCGGTTGAAGCCCGGCTCAACATCATCGTATCAGGGGGTACCGGCTCAGGTAAAACCACCGCACTCAACATCCTCTCGGCGTATATCCCGTCCGACGAACGTATCGTCACCATCGAGGACTCGGCCGAGCTGCAACTAAAACAGGAGCATGTCGTGCGTCTGGAGTCGCGGCCGGCCAACATCGAAGGTAAAGGCCGTATCAGCATTCGCGACCTGGTCATCAACGCCTTGCGCATGCGTCCCGAACGCATCGTCGTCGGTGAGGTGCGCGGCGGCGAGGCGTTGGACATGCTGCAGGCCATGAACACCGGTCATGACGGCTCCATGACCACCGCTCACTCCAATGGCCCGCGCGACACCATTTCACGTATCGAAACGATGGTGCTCATGGCCGGCATGGACTTGCCCCTGCGCGCCATTCGCCAGCAGGTGGCCTCGGCCATTGACCTGGTGATTCACCTGGACCGCCTGCGGGACGGTTCACGCAAAGTCACGCGCGTCTCTGAGGTCATCGGCATGGAAGGCGACACCGTGTTGATGCAAGACGTATTCGTGTTCCAGCAGCGAGGCATGGAAGGCGACAAAATCCTGGGACGGCTCGAACCAACCGGCCTGCGGCCCAAGGTGTATGAAAAGATCGAAGCCGCCGGTCTGCACCTGTCGCCATCAGTTTTTGGTCTTGTCAACGCCAACGCGGCCAATCCGCTACGGCGTCATTAG
- a CDS encoding PD40 domain-containing protein yields MDTNQTDSTTLQYDPLYQEALLHLQQGHWPEASQRFDVLMQRYEGVNELRSLQEYAQLKASLTQHGPRTGLGGTARLREIFTRRRALALLLLLVFGAWVVFFRSYVKPATDVRASALRLDEHLTVAHDALTRSDYVTAQREFQAVLTEDPNNTEALQGLNTARSQADLEATYARAAALQRDGNWEQSLPLLQQIAATSPGFRDVDEMLQRANRGQGVGERYAAADEAFRTQNWQAAIEGYEAMRSLDVRYEQTTVTANLFAAYVHQGKTILSSETSADAAETALSMFQQALTLKPRESEATTLRDQTQIFITGNSAFQKGEWRSAIALLRPVYDQAPGFLNGMVATRLYDAYLESGSAYQRERNYVDAFKDYTAASELQVPDASRAQERVRMVGLLLTPTPTPSPSPTPTEAPATPTPQPPQVAVEPIKLSSPKLKGMIVFRSMREEGAGLFAMRPDGKGIVPVEDEQGTVEVVGVNGENLTMNYRSTGYEKLEALDAWTPDRRLRVFVEGSKNEKTMTPIYLWHYDIPQNWDTVRTQVLDNTATNYNPVLTPDGTVIVFVSQKDGDDEIWRINSDGTGLRQLTRNDWEWDKHPSLSADGKWIVFWSNRGSTGNGQLLIMDLDGKNVRTISSGKNYDWDPIWIK; encoded by the coding sequence ATGGATACCAACCAAACAGATTCGACAACGCTTCAGTATGATCCGCTCTATCAGGAGGCGCTCCTGCACCTGCAGCAAGGGCATTGGCCCGAAGCAAGCCAGCGCTTCGACGTTCTCATGCAACGCTATGAGGGCGTCAATGAGCTGAGATCACTGCAAGAATATGCCCAGCTCAAGGCTTCCCTGACTCAGCACGGGCCGCGCACAGGCCTGGGAGGGACAGCGCGGCTGCGTGAAATCTTCACCCGCCGGCGCGCGCTGGCGCTCTTGCTTCTGTTGGTGTTTGGCGCCTGGGTCGTCTTTTTCCGCAGTTACGTGAAACCCGCAACCGACGTGCGCGCATCGGCGCTGCGCCTCGACGAGCATTTGACGGTTGCACACGATGCGCTCACCCGCAGCGATTATGTCACGGCGCAGCGCGAGTTCCAAGCGGTATTGACCGAGGACCCCAACAACACCGAGGCGCTGCAAGGGTTGAACACCGCACGCAGCCAGGCCGATCTCGAAGCCACGTACGCGCGGGCCGCAGCCTTGCAGCGTGACGGCAATTGGGAGCAGTCACTCCCCCTGCTGCAGCAGATCGCCGCCACATCCCCTGGCTTTCGTGATGTAGATGAGATGCTGCAACGTGCAAACCGGGGACAAGGGGTTGGTGAGCGTTATGCGGCCGCGGACGAAGCGTTTCGCACGCAAAACTGGCAGGCAGCCATCGAAGGCTATGAGGCGATGCGCAGCCTGGATGTGCGCTATGAGCAAACGACGGTGACGGCTAATCTTTTCGCGGCCTACGTACACCAGGGCAAGACCATTTTGAGCAGCGAAACCAGCGCCGATGCGGCCGAGACTGCCCTCAGCATGTTCCAGCAGGCCCTGACCCTCAAGCCGCGCGAGTCGGAGGCCACGACCCTGCGCGATCAGACACAAATCTTCATCACCGGCAATTCCGCGTTCCAGAAGGGTGAATGGCGCAGCGCCATCGCCCTCCTGCGGCCTGTGTACGATCAAGCGCCTGGTTTTCTGAACGGGATGGTCGCCACACGACTGTACGATGCATATCTTGAGAGCGGGTCCGCGTACCAGCGTGAGCGCAATTACGTGGATGCGTTCAAGGACTACACCGCTGCCAGCGAATTGCAGGTTCCAGACGCCAGCCGCGCGCAGGAACGGGTGCGCATGGTAGGCCTGCTCTTGACACCTACCCCAACACCCTCGCCTTCGCCAACGCCAACCGAGGCGCCCGCCACGCCGACGCCGCAGCCGCCACAGGTGGCCGTGGAGCCGATCAAGCTCTCCTCGCCCAAGCTCAAAGGGATGATCGTCTTTCGCAGTATGCGGGAAGAAGGTGCGGGGCTTTTCGCCATGCGCCCTGACGGCAAAGGGATTGTGCCCGTGGAGGACGAGCAAGGAACCGTCGAAGTCGTCGGCGTCAACGGCGAAAACCTGACCATGAATTACCGCAGCACCGGTTATGAAAAACTGGAAGCCCTGGACGCATGGACCCCCGATCGGCGCCTGCGCGTGTTTGTCGAAGGCTCCAAGAATGAAAAGACGATGACACCCATCTATCTGTGGCACTACGACATTCCGCAGAACTGGGACACCGTCCGCACCCAGGTGCTGGACAACACGGCTACCAACTACAACCCGGTCCTGACGCCCGATGGAACGGTCATCGTCTTCGTTTCCCAAAAGGACGGCGATGACGAAATATGGCGGATCAACAGCGATGGCACCGGTTTGCGACAACTCACGCGCAACGACTGGGAATGGGACAAACACCCATCGCTATCCGCGGATGGCAAATGGATCGTCTTTTGGTCCAATCGTGGCTCGACGGGCAATGGTCAACTGCTGATCATGGACCTGGACGGCAAAAATGTGCGCACGATCAGCAGTGGCAAGAATTACGATTGGGACCCCATCTGGATCAAGTAA
- a CDS encoding type II secretion system F family protein — protein sequence MLSNPFVLSVLVGLGAALFLYGIYHVRQPAELRRRVRSAFEDPAQSYEQLELQTTFSERVMQPLLRRILASASRFAPAGNVERLKHDLIVAGNPRNLTLIDFMGLRLVAGLVAAVIAFFLLSWRGMNGISAILFSFAGGIMGTYLPNYWLKRAIKARQREITRALPDALDMLSICVDAGLGFDAALMKVGQRWQNALALEFGRVIGEIRMGARRQEALRNLASRTDVPEVSSFVAVLVQADSLGVSITDVLHAQSEQMRMRRRQWAEEQARKAPLKMLIPLVMCIFPALFAVILGPAVPRIVRAFGNM from the coding sequence ATGTTATCGAATCCTTTCGTCTTGAGTGTTCTGGTTGGCTTGGGCGCCGCCCTGTTTCTGTACGGCATTTACCACGTGCGACAGCCGGCCGAGCTGCGCAGGCGCGTGCGGTCCGCCTTCGAAGACCCCGCGCAGTCCTATGAGCAGTTAGAGTTGCAGACCACGTTTAGTGAACGCGTGATGCAGCCGCTACTGCGGCGTATTTTGGCCTCTGCCAGCCGCTTCGCACCGGCCGGCAATGTCGAGCGCCTGAAGCACGACCTGATTGTTGCCGGTAATCCGCGCAATCTGACCCTGATTGACTTCATGGGGCTGCGGTTGGTGGCCGGGCTGGTGGCGGCTGTCATTGCCTTCTTCCTGTTATCATGGCGCGGCATGAATGGGATATCGGCCATCCTGTTCTCGTTTGCCGGCGGCATCATGGGCACCTATCTGCCCAACTACTGGCTGAAGCGGGCCATCAAGGCTCGGCAGCGCGAAATCACACGCGCCCTGCCCGATGCCCTGGACATGCTCTCGATCTGTGTTGATGCCGGTCTCGGCTTCGACGCCGCCCTGATGAAGGTGGGTCAGCGCTGGCAGAACGCCCTGGCCCTGGAATTCGGCCGGGTGATCGGCGAAATTCGCATGGGCGCCCGCCGTCAGGAGGCCCTGCGCAACCTGGCCAGCCGCACCGATGTGCCAGAGGTTTCAAGTTTCGTGGCGGTCCTGGTGCAGGCTGACAGCCTGGGCGTTTCCATCACCGACGTCTTGCACGCTCAGTCGGAACAGATGCGCATGCGACGACGCCAGTGGGCTGAAGAACAGGCACGCAAGGCGCCCCTCAAGATGCTCATCCCATTGGTCATGTGCATTTTTCCCGCGTTGTTTGCGGTGATTCTCGGCCCTGCCGTGCCCCGTATCGTGCGGGCATTTGGCAATATGTAA
- a CDS encoding type II secretion system F family protein translates to MFMGVFLVMEPDKEMTSRLLSLTTSAGEAPEPDESQGKIGGKLNKPVGKAMNRLGLSGNIAHKLAQANMAITPSEYYIITAGLMLGALLLGWVLTRIFAVGMAAALVAYMIPGSRLKSAHSKRQQNFTHQLPDLIMMLVSSLRAGYGLVHAINIVVSEMPSPSSEEFERVVQEIALGFSLRQALAHMVERIESDDLGLMVTAINIQHEVGGNLSEILETISNTIRERVRIKGEIQVMTTQQRYTGYALVGMPFILAVIISVINPGYMSEMFQPGWPMFIPIGALIMIFMGFILMRKMIRIDF, encoded by the coding sequence TTGTTCATGGGCGTCTTCTTGGTGATGGAGCCAGATAAAGAGATGACGTCACGCTTACTTTCGCTGACGACATCGGCGGGAGAGGCGCCCGAACCTGACGAGAGCCAGGGCAAAATCGGCGGCAAATTGAACAAACCGGTGGGCAAAGCGATGAACCGCTTGGGACTGAGTGGCAACATTGCCCACAAGTTAGCCCAGGCCAACATGGCAATTACGCCCAGCGAATACTACATTATTACCGCCGGCCTGATGCTCGGCGCGCTCCTGCTCGGCTGGGTGCTAACCCGCATATTCGCCGTTGGCATGGCGGCAGCGCTGGTCGCGTATATGATCCCCGGTTCGCGGCTCAAGAGTGCGCACAGCAAACGTCAGCAGAACTTCACGCATCAACTGCCGGATCTCATCATGATGCTGGTCAGTTCTTTACGAGCCGGTTATGGCCTGGTGCATGCCATCAATATCGTGGTCAGTGAGATGCCATCGCCCTCGTCAGAGGAATTCGAGCGCGTAGTGCAGGAGATTGCGCTTGGCTTTTCCTTGCGCCAGGCACTCGCCCACATGGTCGAGCGTATCGAAAGCGATGACCTGGGCCTGATGGTGACGGCCATCAACATTCAGCATGAGGTGGGTGGCAATCTGTCGGAGATCTTGGAGACGATCAGCAACACGATTCGCGAGCGGGTGCGTATCAAAGGCGAGATCCAGGTCATGACGACGCAGCAGCGTTACACCGGGTATGCATTGGTCGGTATGCCTTTCATTCTGGCCGTCATTATTTCTGTAATCAATCCTGGCTACATGTCCGAGATGTTTCAGCCCGGTTGGCCGATGTTTATTCCGATTGGCGCGCTCATCATGATCTTCATGGGCTTCATCCTGATGCGCAAGATGATTCGTATTGATTTTTAG